The genomic segment TGTGAGAGGCCCTTAAGGTGAGAAATTTTACCTTTTGCACCCAAGAAGAGTGGAAATTTAAATTACTAACTAACATCTATTCATTTTCATTCGAGTACTATCCTGTCCTTGTCAACACAATTGCAGTTCAAAATAAACCCTACTTCATTTCTGCCGTTCAACTCAAGCTAGAAAATGGTTAGGCAAAAGGCATAAATATCTCTCCAACTTTGCCTTGCAGTCATTTAACCCCTCAACTTTAAATGACTTCTTACACCTTTgaacttaatattttaaaacaactACACacctcaattttttaatttgtaataatcACACGCCTCTTATCCAATCAGCATAGCGCGTGACTTTCATGCGTGGTTGAGAAGCGTACAATGGTTAAATTTGTCAACTTCTTTTTCCGTTTTCCTCGCTACTGTCGCCACCGTTGACTTCTTGCCTTCCTTGTCGCCACCTACTAACCTTTCACTTTCCTCTTCGCCAAACAACCTCACTGCTATTGACTAACCCCTCGCCTTTCTCGGCCACCAACAGACCTTTTGCCTACCCTACCGGACTGGCACCTTGCCTTCCTCGACCCAACCAACCTCTTGTCTTCTTGGACCCCCTTTCCTCGTCACCGACCAACCCAGATCTCGCCTTCCTTGCGATTATGCTTCTTTTTCCTCATGCCGACAAATCGATCCACCTCTCACTTCCTACACAATTATCTCGTGTCACCAATTGGCCAACCTTTGGCCTCCCTAGCATCGATCAACCGACCTCTATCGCAACTATGCTTCCCCTTTCTCATGCCAATGAATCAACTAACCTCCATTGGGATTGTGCTTCCTCTTCCATCGCGACTATGCTTCCTCTTCCTCATGTTAATCAATCTCTCGCCTCCATCGTCGTCGGCCCACCTCTGGCCTCCCTCGTCACCAACCGAGTTCTTGCCTCTTTCCCGTCACCGACCCAATTGTATAATTCATGTAACTCAAGCACACCCAATTGCAAAGTGAGGGGTGTGATTTTGGGGCCGAGCAACGAAGACGTTTGAGATGGAATGccatctaaaaaatatatatatatatcatatataatatataataaaaggaAGACAATGAGCTTCATatgatcaaatattttaaaaaagtggTTATATTTGTAGCAAAAATAACTTATAtacaaccaaaaataaaaggaaaaaaaaacttatatacttTAACTATAAATCATacgtataaaaaatatttatgtataacTTTCCTTTAcggttatttttcatttttaaaattagagttttttttatagaataaaatgataaaattatcatttcAAGCCAACCGAAAAGGTATAATTAGAGGTTCTTATTTTGCAAATGATTTAATGGATAAGTTTTGAGCACTGGATTACATTTTAGGTATAATTAGAGGTTCTTAGTTTTGagtgaatatattataaattttataatatttatttataaataaatataatataataaataaataaaattataaatattttgtcaagtgacctacttaatgtgttaattattctttagcatattgaattaaaagtgttctccattaacATGTTGAAtagcaaataattaattaaacttaaattttaataaataattaagaattaaaaaaattataattatcaattcagttaaaattatttaaaataacaaatttatttttttatttttaaattaaattatcccGTGTATCACACAAGTTCAtcactattatatatatataaattgaccCAACCCATCCACCCCCCGATCAGACGGCGGCTATAGCTGCGACATGAGCCAAGGGATTCGCCCACTCACAAAATCTGAGTGTCTTTTGGACCCAAATCCAAATAAgggagaaaaatataaatacccACTTTCATCTCTTTACGCAACTAATATGGGACACACACTCACACTTACACACACACTTGAATACACAACATTTCCCAATCGTCATTCAATGTTTGGGATTTGATCGTCTCTTATTGTCTTGAGCTTTACCACCACATCTTTGATATCCATCCTTTCTTCAGCCGATTCTTCAGAGCATTTCAATGCCAGTTCCAGGATGGATGACGCGCACTTCACCTTTGCCTCAAATTCCTCTTCCTCTATCAACCTTGCATCCACAACTTGATGAACAGTACTGCTATCCAAGGCCTCTTTTACCCAATCTCTCAAGCTCAAATCCGGACCGAACATTTGATCAGTGGGCCTTTTCCTTGTAAATGTTTCCATCAATGTAATCCCAAAACTATAAACATCTGATCTTGCCGACACTGATCCTTTCGATCTATATTCTGCATGAAGAACTAGGATTTAACTTCTTGAAAAGAACGTTCATGAGAAAATTGATAGAAAAGCAGCCAGCATAAGTATTATTAAAATGTAGTAAAAGATAGAAGCATAACCTGGAGCTGAGTACCCACTCGTGCCTAGGTTGCTGGTTTGAGCCACACTCTCCTCATCCTTGGAATAACTTGTAATGCCAAAATCACTCAAGTGTGCAACCATATCTTTGTCTAGCAGAACGTTGCTTGGTTTCAAATCACAGTGAAGCAATGGTTTATGGTGGAGATGATCAAGTGCAAGTGCTGCATCTATCATTATCCCTAACGTTTTCCCTATATCCAGGAAAGAGTCAAGAGAATAGAGCCACTTCTCAAGGCTGCCATTCAGCATGTACTCCAGTACATACACACATTGTATCAAATTAACAAAACTCTTATACTCACAGAATGTACAAGAGTGGTCAAATCACTTATTAgtcattttatcaaacatatggtGTACTTGTACAGTTAAAACATAATCAATAAATCTAAGCAATAAGAGTAAAatcaatttagggaaaaaaacaGATTGGCATCCCTACAATGAGGTTTTGGATTTGGCGGGAATAAAGAGTTGGTTCTTCGTTGATCAAATTGATGTACCAAAGGTGTTTGAACTGTCAAATTGTCGCGTCGTGGGTTTGTCTTGGGGAAGAAACAGATTCTCTGCAATGAGGTTTTGGATTTGGCAGGGATAAAAGGTTGGTTCTTCATTGGGATTGAAGgctttggatttggatttggcgGGGATGAAGGGTTGGTTATTCGCTGGGATTGAAGCTTTGGAGTGGATTTGACGAGAATTGACAAACAAAACTGAGTTGCTCTAAGGATTTAACTCGAAAGATTCTTCCTTTTGGAGTGGGTTTGCATGAGAGGGAGGATTTGCACTACAGTAAAAACTTAAGTGTTTGGAGGCTAATATTCAGGGCTTGCACAGTGAAATTTTTTTGCCATCAAATGTTTCttgctcatttttttatattttttaatttttattatttttaatttaaaaaaataaatttatcaattaactacaatttaataattttatagcaaaatcttattttttagctacgcaATTTAGGATCGTAGATAAAACTttggtattgaaaaattatatttggtggcaaaaaaattgactcatttaaattgtctacaatttaataattatgcagcaaaatatataacttttaaCTATGAAATTTATAGCGTAGTTGAAATTTTCGTAGCTAAAAACTATATTTAGtgaaaaaaattttaactcCTTTAAATTGTCTATAATTTAATAGTTTCGaaacaaaatattaagaaatttgCTACATAGAAAAAAAATCGTAACAGAGAGATTGTTTTGTTATAGTTGGTGGCGAACACTGCAAGTGACTCCAAGCCAGTCACAAACTGGGGGGTCGCTAGTCCAGTTTCAGAGCAAGGCATCGGCAGGATCAAAAGTTATAAGGGATTTCAAAGCAAGAAGAGCTGATTGATCAGTGTCAATAATGCTGGGTGCTGTTCTTGCCAAGGAAGCTTCAACTTCAAGACATGGACAGTAATGCGCTTAAAACGTGGTGACAtgtagaagaagaaaacatgttttctcCATGAATGATATTGGAAATCTTTTGGATCAATCTCTTTGAAAGATGCACAAATGGAAATGTGTAAAGCCAACAAAACAGATTTGATCTAATGAGTAGGGAAGCAGTAAGTTTAAAGAGGGAAACGAAATTGTAAATATAGTTAGTTGTCAAGTTTGTCTAAAGCCAGCCGGCCGCTAGAACATTCTGCTTCCTCTCTGTCCTATACCATCTCTCTAATGGGCCTTGGTCGTATTGATTGTAAGATTGGTGGGATAGAGACTCCAGGAGATAGGTCAGCAAAAAGTTGAGCGATATATCGGTTAGTCTAGTAgatcatgagtttgatttttctcttACGAAAGGATCAAAGATCCAACCTGTAATTTAATTCTTTCTACGTAATCGAGGGTATAAGCATAGAAGACCGCACAAAAACGATAATCCCAAGATTAATAGAatagaaattcaaattcatgTTTGTTGAGCACTGATACTCAAACCTTAGGGTTTAAATCAGAATATCCCAATCACATACACACAATCAAACAGAAGGAATGGAAAGCTTTAACAGTCATTCATGCGAAACAGAGGTAAACAGAACTGAAACGAAAAAGCGAAAAGAGACACAagatttttaccgtggttcacccaaatagggctacgtccacgttgagctccaatatggagagctcactgcacttATGATTGAATCAAAAATACACCTACAGAAAAACCCCTCAATCTCTCTGTACTTATAGTGGTTCGAGAAACACAAAACTtgcccaataatcactcaaAAAGATTAAGAGGCAAAAAACCCTATCGAACCATATAACTATAAAGCTATACAAACATttacagagaaagaaagaaaggaaccGAAGCAAACCAGATAACCCTAGGTCGGAGACGAAGGGTATCTCTCTCTTCTCGAACCCTATTCTCTTCTTTGATTGATTTTTGCCTCTTTCGCCTTAAACGTCTGCTCAGACCATATCCCGAGGAGAAGATAAATAGTGACGATTGAGGGCTGGGATCATGTCTCATAAAGCATGGATGGATGGCTCGGATCagatcgtgcaagcacgatatTCTAACAGAACAAAAGCATACGGACAAGAGAGAAGAGGAGAGGGGTAGATAATGCAACCGGGCGCCATTAGCGGACAGCTGGTGGTTGCCACGTGCTGCCCTCCAATTGGCTGCTAGATGGCAGCTCAAGGTTGCAGCACGCGGCCCTCCACCTGCTTACCCCAACGACATCGTTTGGGGCTTCAATAATAACAATGTTCAAACCAATGCATTATGCAGCAATCAAAGGTCCCACTTTCTCAATCATTTGGATTGGTCATTTCGtcttgttatttatatttaacatttaaaattgtaaattcttttcttgttatataattgttagaaacatttaaatttGAGCCTAAATTCACATTAGATTTGGACTTAAAATGATAGAAAACTTCTCTATATAATCTTATTCCTGTTTTGGAAAGAGTAGCCATTCAAatggtaaaaattataatttttttagatatgaaAAGATAAACTGATTCATTTACTATAAAACATTACTTAATACTTATCAAATGTATCATATACAACAGAAGGAAGACAATGAGCTTCATATGATCAAATATCTTAAAAAAGTGGTTATATTTGCAGCAAAAATAACTTGTATACAACcaaaaataaggggaaaaaaaacttatatacGGTAACTATAAATCATacgtataaaaaatatttatgtataacTTTCCTTTATGGTTATTTTTCATTGTTATAATTAGAGTTTTTTTAtagaataaaatgatagaattaTCATTTCATGCCAATCGAAAAGGTATAATTAGAGGTTCTTATTTTGCAAATGATTTAATGGATAAGTTTTGAGCACTGGATTACTTTTTAGGTATACGGTAATATTAGCCTTGCAAGGTGTATCTGTTGTGTTGTGGCTTTCTTC from the Diospyros lotus cultivar Yz01 unplaced genomic scaffold, ASM1463336v1 superscaf1, whole genome shotgun sequence genome contains:
- the LOC127793006 gene encoding probable LRR receptor-like serine/threonine-protein kinase At3g47570 — translated: MLNGSLEKWLYSLDSFLDIGKTLGIMIDAALALDHLHHKPLLHCDLKPSNVLLDKDMVAHLSDFGITSYSKDEESVAQTSNLGTSGYSAPEYRSKGSVSARSDVYSFGITLMETFTRKRPTDQMFGPDLSLRDWVKEALDSSTVHQVVDARLIEEEEFEAKVKCASSILELALKCSEESAEERMDIKDVVVKLKTIRDDQIPNIE